A genomic segment from Janthinobacterium sp. 64 encodes:
- a CDS encoding PrkA family serine protein kinase, with translation MTIFDNYAARYERTREEEMSLTEYLALCKKDKLTYASAPERMLAAIGEPQLVDTRNDTRLSRIFANKVIKIYPAFREFYGTEEVIEQVVSYFRHAAQGLEERKQILYLLGPVGGGKSSIAEKLKSLMEHVPFYCLKGSPVNESPLGLFNEQEDGTILEEDYGIPRRYLRNIPSPWAVKRLHEYNGDINQFRVVKRYPSVLKQIAISKTEPGDENNQDISSLVGKVDIRKLEDYAQDDPDAYSYSGGLCLANQGLMEFVEMFKAPIKVLHPLLTATQEGNYKGTEGFGAIPFDGIILAHSNESEWKTFKNNRNNEAFLDRIYIVKVPYCLRVTDEIKIYDKLVANSSLVKAPCAPGTLRMMAQFAILSRLKDPENSSIFSKMLVYDGENLKDTDPKAKSMHEYVDYAGVDEGMNGLSTRFAFKILSKVFNFDNSEVAANPVHLLYVLEQQVEREQFAPELEQRYFSYIKEHLAQRYVEFIGKEIQTAYLESYSEYGQNIFDRYVTFADFWIQDQEYRDPDTGESFDRESLNNELEKIEKPAGISNPKDFRNEIVNFGLRARASNGGKNPAWTSYEKFRTVIEKKMFSNTEELLPVISFNAKASADDANKHADFVARMVEKGYTAKQVRLLCEWYLRVRKSS, from the coding sequence ATGACCATTTTTGATAACTATGCAGCACGCTACGAGCGCACCCGCGAAGAGGAAATGTCGCTCACCGAATACCTGGCCCTGTGCAAGAAGGACAAGCTGACGTATGCCAGCGCGCCCGAACGCATGCTGGCCGCCATCGGAGAGCCTCAGCTGGTCGACACGCGCAACGACACGCGATTGTCGCGCATCTTCGCCAACAAGGTCATCAAGATCTATCCCGCCTTCCGCGAGTTCTACGGCACCGAGGAAGTCATCGAGCAAGTCGTCTCGTATTTCCGCCACGCCGCGCAAGGCCTGGAAGAACGCAAGCAGATCCTGTATCTGCTGGGGCCTGTCGGCGGCGGCAAGTCGTCGATCGCGGAAAAACTCAAGTCGCTGATGGAACACGTGCCCTTCTATTGCCTGAAAGGCTCGCCCGTCAACGAATCGCCGCTGGGCCTGTTCAACGAGCAAGAAGACGGCACCATCCTGGAAGAGGATTACGGCATCCCGCGCCGCTACCTGCGCAACATCCCCAGCCCGTGGGCCGTGAAACGCCTGCATGAATACAATGGCGACATCAACCAGTTCCGCGTCGTCAAGCGCTACCCGTCCGTGCTGAAACAGATCGCCATCTCGAAAACGGAGCCGGGCGATGAAAACAATCAGGATATTTCGTCCTTGGTGGGCAAGGTCGACATCCGCAAGCTGGAAGACTATGCGCAGGACGACCCGGACGCCTACAGCTATTCCGGCGGCCTGTGCCTGGCCAACCAGGGCTTGATGGAATTCGTGGAAATGTTCAAGGCGCCGATCAAGGTGCTGCATCCGCTGCTGACGGCCACGCAGGAAGGCAATTACAAGGGCACGGAAGGTTTTGGCGCGATTCCGTTCGACGGCATCATCCTGGCCCACTCGAACGAGTCGGAATGGAAGACGTTCAAAAACAACCGCAACAACGAGGCCTTCCTTGACCGTATCTATATCGTCAAGGTACCGTACTGCCTGCGCGTGACCGATGAAATCAAGATCTACGACAAGCTGGTGGCCAATTCCTCGCTGGTGAAAGCCCCGTGCGCGCCCGGCACCCTGCGCATGATGGCGCAGTTCGCCATCCTGTCGCGCCTGAAAGACCCGGAAAACTCGAGCATTTTCTCGAAGATGCTCGTCTACGATGGCGAAAACCTCAAGGATACGGACCCGAAAGCCAAGTCCATGCACGAATACGTCGATTACGCGGGCGTAGACGAGGGCATGAACGGGCTGTCGACGCGCTTTGCCTTCAAAATCCTGTCGAAAGTGTTCAACTTTGACAATTCCGAAGTGGCCGCCAATCCCGTGCATCTATTATATGTACTGGAGCAGCAGGTCGAGCGCGAGCAGTTCGCGCCGGAACTCGAACAGCGCTACTTCTCCTATATTAAAGAGCACCTGGCGCAGCGCTATGTGGAATTCATCGGCAAGGAGATCCAGACGGCGTACCTGGAAAGCTATTCGGAATACGGCCAGAACATTTTTGATCGCTACGTGACGTTTGCCGATTTCTGGATACAGGACCAGGAATACCGCGATCCGGACACGGGCGAAAGTTTTGATCGCGAATCGCTGAACAATGAACTGGAAAAGATCGAGAAGCCGGCGGGCATTTCCAATCCGAAGGATTTCAGAAACGAAATCGTCAACTTCGGCTTGCGCGCGCGGGCCTCGAACGGCGGCAAGAATCCCGCCTGGACCAGTTATGAAAAGTTCCGCACCGTGATCGAAAAGAAAATGTTCTCGAATACGGAGGAATTGCTGCCCGTGATTTCCTTCAATGCCAAGGCCAGCGCCGACGATGCCAACAAGCACGCCGACTTCGTCGCCCGCATGGTGGAAAAAGGCTATACGGCCAAGCAGGTACGCCTGTTATGCGAATGGTACTTGCGCGTACGCAAGTCATCCTAG